A genomic segment from Desulfuromonas sp. encodes:
- a CDS encoding bifunctional folylpolyglutamate synthase/dihydrofolate synthase, translating to MTGQESLDYLYGLQKFGIKLGLENIRTFLSRLDHPENRFKSVLVAGTNGKGSIASALAGILRDSGFRTGLYTSPHLHVFNERIRVNGEMIPDDRIARLVARLRTRTGSIPITFFEFTTALALEFFAEQEVEVAVLEVGLGGRFDATNAIAPVLSVVAPVARDHQQYLGEDLDSIAREKAGIMRGGVPVVSAPQVIEVEEALLDEAKKVGTEISFCGKSFHFDDAGETFDYRGIKETIAGIRPGIPGRHQFANMATALAAAEMLQPAGYDLPAIALRSGVEKMFWPGRLEWLAKRSILLDGAHNGAAANVLARYLEQQDLVNVHWIVGLKADKNSEEVLIPLLPACAALYCVEPPVEEAKPTAELVAIAERHGVRAASFASIEAALDAVQAAAADSEIVLVAGSLFLVAAVREIILQEEGRRCDEQVS from the coding sequence ATGACCGGTCAGGAAAGTCTGGATTATCTCTACGGGCTACAGAAGTTCGGCATCAAGCTCGGCCTGGAGAATATCCGGACTTTTTTGTCCCGTCTCGATCATCCCGAGAACCGCTTCAAATCGGTTCTGGTCGCCGGCACCAACGGCAAGGGCTCGATCGCCTCGGCTCTCGCCGGTATTCTCAGGGATTCTGGTTTCCGGACCGGCCTCTATACATCTCCCCATCTACATGTATTTAATGAACGGATCCGGGTGAATGGTGAAATGATTCCGGATGACCGGATTGCCCGTCTGGTCGCCCGGCTAAGAACCCGAACCGGATCGATCCCGATCACCTTCTTTGAATTCACCACGGCGCTGGCCCTGGAGTTTTTTGCCGAGCAGGAGGTCGAGGTCGCTGTCCTTGAAGTCGGCCTCGGCGGTCGTTTTGATGCGACCAATGCGATCGCGCCGGTACTCAGCGTGGTTGCCCCGGTGGCGCGCGATCATCAGCAGTATCTCGGCGAAGACCTTGATTCGATCGCCCGGGAAAAAGCCGGAATCATGCGGGGCGGGGTGCCGGTGGTCAGTGCGCCGCAGGTGATCGAAGTCGAAGAGGCCCTGCTCGACGAGGCGAAAAAAGTTGGTACCGAAATCTCTTTTTGCGGCAAGTCCTTCCACTTTGATGACGCCGGCGAGACCTTCGATTACCGGGGCATCAAAGAGACTATCGCCGGAATCCGGCCCGGCATCCCGGGCCGCCACCAGTTTGCCAACATGGCGACAGCACTGGCGGCTGCCGAGATGCTGCAGCCGGCCGGTTACGATCTGCCGGCGATTGCCCTGCGCAGCGGCGTCGAGAAAATGTTCTGGCCGGGCCGCCTTGAGTGGCTGGCCAAGCGGTCGATCCTGCTCGACGGGGCCCATAATGGAGCGGCCGCCAATGTTCTGGCCCGATATCTCGAACAACAGGATCTGGTGAATGTTCACTGGATTGTCGGGCTGAAAGCTGATAAAAACAGTGAAGAGGTGCTGATCCCGCTGCTTCCGGCCTGCGCGGCACTCTACTGCGTCGAGCCGCCGGTAGAGGAGGCAAAGCCGACGGCCGAGTTGGTCGCGATTGCCGAACGGCACGGCGTCCGCGCGGCATCCTTCGCTTCGATCGAGGCAGCCCTGGATGCCGTGCAGGCCGCCGCTGCCGATTCGGAAATTGTCCTGGTGGCCGGGTCGCTTTTCCTGGTGGCTGCCGTACGAGAAATAATTTTGCAGGAGGAAGGTCGCCGGTGCGACGAACAGGTTTCCTGA
- a CDS encoding acetyl-CoA carboxylase carboxyl transferase subunit beta has translation MPWFKKSKAPITPVEKKKVHMPEGLWTKCKNCEEIIYSKEIERNLNVCPKCDYHFRVSAQERIDLVLDSGTFVEMDAEMMPVDFLNFKDSKTYKERIKAAVKKHGGGDAVKCGEGDIEGLKVVVAVFDFAFMGGSMGSVVGEKITRVIERGLELNAPVLVFSSSGGARMQESILSLMQMAKTSAALAKLKNAGIPFISVLTDPTTGGVTASFATLGDLNIAEPRALIGFAGPRVIEQTIRQKLPEGFQRSEYLLEHGMVDMIVRRQEMKSKLAQVLKIFTKN, from the coding sequence ATGCCCTGGTTTAAAAAATCGAAAGCTCCGATTACGCCGGTTGAGAAGAAAAAGGTCCATATGCCTGAAGGGCTCTGGACCAAATGCAAAAACTGTGAAGAGATTATTTACAGCAAGGAAATCGAGCGCAATCTCAATGTCTGCCCGAAGTGCGATTATCACTTCCGGGTCAGTGCCCAGGAACGGATCGACCTGGTTCTCGACAGCGGGACGTTTGTGGAAATGGACGCGGAAATGATGCCGGTCGATTTTCTCAACTTCAAGGATTCGAAGACCTACAAGGAGCGGATCAAGGCTGCGGTCAAGAAACATGGCGGCGGCGATGCCGTCAAGTGCGGTGAGGGTGATATCGAAGGGCTGAAGGTTGTTGTCGCCGTTTTTGATTTCGCTTTCATGGGCGGCAGTATGGGTTCGGTTGTCGGCGAGAAGATTACGCGGGTGATCGAGCGCGGTCTCGAACTCAACGCACCGGTTCTGGTGTTCTCTTCTTCCGGCGGCGCCCGCATGCAGGAGAGTATTCTCTCGCTGATGCAGATGGCCAAAACCAGCGCGGCGCTGGCCAAGCTGAAGAATGCCGGAATCCCGTTTATCTCGGTCTTGACCGATCCGACCACCGGCGGTGTTACGGCAAGCTTTGCCACGCTCGGCGACCTCAATATTGCCGAACCCCGGGCCCTGATCGGTTTTGCCGGTCCGCGCGTTATCGAGCAGACCATTCGACAGAAGCTTCCTGAAGGGTTCCAGCGTTCCGAATACCTGCTCGAACATGGCATGGTCGACATGATTGTCCGGCGCCAGGAGATGAAAAGTAAACTGGCGCAGGTGTTGAAAATCTTCACGAAAAACTGA
- a CDS encoding MBL fold metallo-hydrolase encodes MKIRVLGCFGSRIPGYSTSSLLLDETFLLDAGTISSALSQHEQLALDGIVLTHAHMDHIVDLAFLADNIFGRPESMRIWAPEPVLEAVQNHLFNDYVWPDFTKLPGQGAPTIKLIPLDESGEGEVNGYHLRWTRTNHTVYTVGYCVRSAESALFYSADTTTTDDLWQMARECEQLKIAFVEASFPNRMEHLAKISGHLTPAMLKDELVKFGDRDIPIKVFHMKPQFLDELHEELAAIGDDRLQVLDGGEVFEI; translated from the coding sequence ATGAAAATTCGTGTCCTCGGCTGTTTCGGTTCGCGTATCCCCGGTTATTCGACCAGCAGCCTGCTGCTCGATGAAACGTTTCTCCTCGACGCCGGCACCATTTCGAGCGCTCTGTCGCAGCATGAACAGCTGGCGCTCGACGGGATTGTTCTGACCCATGCCCATATGGACCATATCGTTGATCTTGCTTTTCTCGCTGACAACATATTCGGGCGTCCTGAATCGATGCGGATCTGGGCTCCTGAACCGGTCCTCGAGGCGGTCCAAAATCATCTGTTCAATGATTATGTCTGGCCCGATTTTACGAAACTTCCGGGTCAGGGCGCGCCGACAATCAAGCTGATCCCGCTCGACGAAAGTGGTGAAGGTGAAGTCAATGGCTATCATCTCCGCTGGACCCGGACCAACCACACCGTTTATACTGTCGGCTACTGTGTCCGCTCCGCTGAAAGTGCACTTTTTTATTCGGCCGACACGACCACGACCGATGACCTGTGGCAGATGGCCCGTGAGTGCGAGCAGTTGAAAATCGCTTTCGTTGAGGCCTCCTTCCCGAACCGGATGGAACATCTGGCGAAAATCAGTGGCCATCTGACCCCGGCCATGCTCAAGGATGAGTTGGTAAAGTTTGGTGATCGGGATATTCCGATCAAGGTCTTTCATATGAAACCGCAATTTCTGGACGAACTCCATGAAGAATTGGCTGCTATCGGAGACGACCGTTTGCAGGTTCTCGATGGTGGCGAGGTTTTTGAAATATAG
- a CDS encoding tryptophan synthase subunit alpha, with the protein MSRIEQKLEDIRQRGDKALVPFLTAGDPDMKTTVDLIHALVESGADLIELGVPFSDPMADGPTIQASSERALKSGTTVAGVLEIVRDVRKSSNVPIILMGYYNPIFHYGPSRFTVDAAAAGVDGLLLVDLPPEETAEIHADMQKQGLDLITLLAPTTPDERMTVLAEKAEGYLYYVSMTGVTGSQQVDAASIESAVRRIQEKSRVQVAVGFGISTRDDAAAVSAFADAVVVGSALVKVIEAHGKSDELLPRVREFVSSLKEGVRPAA; encoded by the coding sequence ATGAGCCGGATTGAACAAAAACTTGAAGATATCAGACAGCGGGGCGACAAGGCACTGGTCCCTTTTTTGACGGCTGGTGATCCCGACATGAAGACCACGGTCGATTTGATTCACGCTCTGGTTGAATCGGGCGCCGACCTGATCGAGCTCGGTGTGCCCTTCTCCGATCCGATGGCCGACGGCCCGACGATTCAGGCATCTTCCGAGCGGGCACTGAAGTCAGGCACGACGGTGGCCGGAGTTCTCGAAATTGTCCGGGATGTACGCAAGAGCAGCAACGTTCCGATAATCCTGATGGGATATTACAATCCGATTTTTCATTATGGCCCGTCCCGTTTTACGGTCGATGCCGCCGCTGCCGGAGTTGATGGCCTGCTGCTGGTTGATTTGCCGCCTGAAGAAACGGCTGAAATTCATGCCGACATGCAAAAGCAGGGGCTCGACCTGATTACCCTTCTGGCGCCGACCACTCCGGATGAGCGGATGACAGTGCTCGCTGAAAAAGCGGAAGGATACCTTTATTACGTGTCGATGACCGGGGTTACCGGAAGTCAACAGGTCGATGCCGCCTCGATCGAGAGTGCTGTTCGTCGGATCCAGGAAAAAAGCCGGGTTCAGGTTGCGGTCGGATTCGGAATTTCGACCAGGGATGACGCGGCCGCCGTCAGCGCGTTTGCCGATGCTGTTGTTGTCGGCAGTGCCCTTGTTAAAGTTATCGAGGCCCACGGCAAGAGCGATGAATTATTGCCGCGGGTCAGGGAATTTGTATCTTCTTTAAAAGAGGGAGTCCGCCCGGCTGCCTGA
- a CDS encoding uracil-DNA glycosylase, whose translation MSTIELDGLDHCCRCPRLVDYRQNIKPAKGRNRADYHNRPVAGFGDPAARICLVGLAPGAHGANRTGRPFTGDGAGDFMYPLLHEAGFASRPDAEHADDGLELNDLYITNAVKCVPPENKPKGEEFNSCRSYMAAELAELDRLRVVIGLGRGAFESCLKYFRSVGAIERPAAYPFAHGVQHRISERLWLAGCYHTSRYNVQTGRMTAPMFRQFLVETRTLADENG comes from the coding sequence GTGTCGACCATTGAGCTGGACGGCCTCGATCACTGTTGCAGGTGTCCCCGGCTGGTCGATTATCGACAGAATATCAAGCCGGCCAAAGGGCGTAACCGGGCTGATTATCACAATCGTCCGGTTGCCGGGTTTGGCGATCCTGCTGCCCGGATTTGCCTGGTTGGGCTGGCTCCGGGGGCGCATGGGGCCAACCGGACCGGACGTCCATTTACCGGGGACGGGGCGGGTGATTTCATGTATCCGTTGCTGCACGAAGCCGGTTTTGCCTCTCGGCCCGATGCTGAACATGCCGACGATGGCCTGGAGCTGAACGATCTCTATATCACCAACGCTGTGAAGTGCGTGCCGCCGGAAAACAAGCCGAAAGGGGAGGAATTCAATTCCTGCCGATCCTACATGGCGGCCGAGCTGGCAGAACTGGACCGTCTCCGGGTTGTTATCGGACTCGGACGGGGGGCTTTTGAGAGCTGTTTGAAGTATTTTCGTTCAGTCGGTGCGATTGAGCGCCCGGCCGCATACCCTTTCGCGCATGGGGTACAGCATCGCATCAGCGAGCGGCTCTGGCTCGCCGGATGCTACCATACCAGCCGTTACAATGTTCAGACCGGGAGAATGACGGCGCCGATGTTTCGTCAATTCCTGGTTGAGACACGGACTCTGGCCGATGAAAACGGTTGA
- a CDS encoding RNA helicase — protein sequence MKFTELDLPADLMRGINEVGFTELTPVQEESIPLALKGLDVAAQAQTGTGKTAAFLISLFTKLAQNEKGTSSNPRALIIAPTRELVVQICEDAKGLGAHCPFKVQPIFGGVDYDKQRQALKDGVDVIVATPGRLIDYFRQKVFSLHRIEALIIDEADRMFDMGFIKDLRFILRKLPPFEKRQTMLFSATLSHRVMELAYEFMNLAEKVQIEPEQVTAEKVEQILYHVSRREKFPLLLGLLQKEEFAERIMIFVNTKKEAEHLAGRLKHNDHKAAVLSGDIPQKKRLRIMDDFKEGRLRFLIATDVASRGLHIEDVSHVFNYDLPQDSEDYVHRIGRTARAGAVGKAISFADEDLAFHIPDIEEYIGMKIPSAVPMEEDLCNDYKRGVAHKKAPVPEKRGGSGKPPHRRRRRRPQGGGNRPGGAKPGGKT from the coding sequence ATGAAATTTACCGAACTCGATTTACCGGCTGACCTGATGCGTGGCATCAACGAGGTTGGCTTTACCGAACTGACGCCGGTCCAGGAAGAGTCGATTCCGCTGGCGCTAAAGGGGCTCGATGTCGCCGCCCAGGCCCAGACCGGAACCGGCAAAACTGCGGCCTTTCTGATCTCGCTGTTTACCAAGCTGGCGCAGAACGAAAAAGGAACCTCCAGCAACCCGCGGGCCCTGATCATTGCCCCGACCCGTGAGCTGGTGGTGCAGATCTGCGAAGATGCCAAAGGGCTTGGCGCCCACTGCCCGTTCAAGGTTCAGCCGATTTTCGGTGGCGTCGATTACGACAAGCAACGGCAGGCGCTCAAGGACGGGGTTGATGTTATTGTCGCGACCCCGGGCCGGCTGATCGATTATTTCCGGCAGAAAGTATTCTCCCTGCACCGCATTGAAGCCTTGATTATCGATGAAGCCGACCGGATGTTCGATATGGGCTTTATCAAGGATCTGCGTTTTATCCTGCGCAAGTTGCCGCCTTTCGAAAAACGCCAGACCATGCTTTTTTCGGCAACCCTTTCGCACCGGGTTATGGAGCTTGCCTACGAGTTCATGAATCTCGCCGAGAAGGTGCAGATTGAACCGGAGCAGGTCACCGCCGAAAAAGTTGAGCAGATCCTGTATCATGTCTCGCGCCGCGAAAAATTCCCGCTTTTGCTCGGTCTGCTGCAGAAGGAAGAGTTCGCCGAACGGATCATGATTTTTGTCAACACCAAGAAAGAGGCGGAGCATCTGGCCGGTCGGCTCAAACACAACGATCACAAGGCCGCGGTTCTCTCCGGTGATATCCCGCAGAAAAAGCGGTTGCGGATTATGGATGATTTCAAGGAGGGGCGTCTCCGCTTCCTGATTGCCACCGATGTCGCTTCGCGCGGCCTGCATATCGAAGATGTCAGCCACGTATTCAATTACGACCTGCCGCAGGATTCGGAAGATTACGTTCACCGGATCGGCCGAACCGCCCGGGCCGGAGCGGTTGGCAAGGCGATCAGTTTTGCCGATGAAGACCTTGCTTTTCATATCCCCGATATCGAAGAGTATATCGGCATGAAGATTCCGAGTGCGGTGCCGATGGAAGAAGATCTCTGTAATGATTACAAGCGCGGGGTTGCGCACAAGAAAGCACCGGTTCCCGAGAAACGGGGCGGCTCCGGCAAACCACCTCATCGGCGCCGGCGCCGGCGGCCACAGGGCGGAGGAAATCGACCTGGTGGTGCAAAGCCGGGAGGAAAAACGTAA
- the trpB gene encoding tryptophan synthase subunit beta: protein MSQYSFPDEKGHFGEFGGRYVAETLMPALLELEEAYAEVKDDPEFLEEFDSYLRNYVGRPSPLYFARRLTEHAGGARIYLKREDLNHTGAHKINNTVGQILLARRMGKNKVIAETGAGQHGVATATVAALFGMECQVFMGTEDIRRQAINVFRMKLLGSTVHGVTSGTATLKDAMNDALRHWVTHVRDTFYVIGTVAGPHPYPMLVRDFQAVIGRESKKQMLEAEGRLPDAAVACIGGGSNAMGLFYPFIDDQAVRLIGVEAAGLGVDSGKHAASISAGSVGVLHGNKTFLLQDDDGQIEHAHSISAGLDYPGVGPEHAQLKELGRAEYVSITDAEALDAFKLLTELEGIIPALESAHAIAHVCKQAKEMDRDQIILVCLSGRGDKDIDTVADAMGVEL, encoded by the coding sequence ATGAGTCAATACAGTTTTCCCGATGAGAAAGGGCATTTCGGTGAGTTTGGCGGACGCTATGTTGCCGAAACGCTGATGCCGGCCCTGCTCGAACTTGAAGAAGCTTATGCCGAGGTCAAGGATGACCCGGAGTTTCTCGAAGAGTTCGATTCCTATCTGCGCAACTATGTCGGACGGCCGAGTCCGCTCTATTTTGCCCGCCGCCTGACTGAACATGCTGGCGGCGCCCGGATTTACCTGAAGCGCGAGGACCTCAATCATACCGGTGCGCACAAGATCAATAATACCGTCGGCCAGATTCTGCTGGCCCGGCGCATGGGGAAGAACAAGGTTATTGCCGAGACCGGCGCCGGCCAGCATGGCGTCGCCACCGCTACCGTTGCCGCCCTGTTCGGTATGGAGTGCCAGGTCTTCATGGGGACCGAGGATATCCGCCGCCAGGCAATTAATGTTTTTCGGATGAAACTGCTCGGTTCCACTGTCCATGGTGTGACCAGCGGCACCGCCACCCTCAAGGACGCAATGAACGATGCGCTGCGCCACTGGGTGACTCATGTCCGCGACACCTTCTATGTTATCGGTACCGTTGCCGGGCCACACCCCTATCCGATGCTGGTGCGTGATTTTCAGGCGGTGATCGGTCGTGAATCGAAAAAACAGATGCTTGAGGCCGAAGGGCGCCTGCCCGATGCGGCGGTTGCCTGTATCGGCGGTGGGTCGAATGCGATGGGACTGTTTTATCCATTTATCGATGATCAGGCTGTCCGTCTGATCGGGGTTGAAGCGGCCGGGCTCGGGGTTGATTCGGGCAAACATGCGGCTTCGATATCAGCCGGATCGGTCGGCGTCCTGCATGGCAACAAGACCTTCCTGCTGCAGGATGATGACGGGCAGATTGAGCATGCACATTCGATCTCAGCCGGTCTTGATTACCCGGGCGTCGGCCCCGAACATGCGCAGCTCAAGGAACTCGGCCGCGCCGAATACGTCTCGATTACCGATGCTGAAGCCCTCGACGCCTTCAAGCTGCTGACCGAACTTGAAGGTATTATCCCGGCGCTCGAGTCGGCGCATGCGATTGCTCACGTCTGCAAACAGGCGAAAGAGATGGACAGGGACCAGATTATTCTGGTCTGTCTGTCGGGAAGAGGGGATAAGGATATCGATACGGTTGCGGATGCAATGGGGGTCGAGTTGTAA
- a CDS encoding phosphoribosylanthranilate isomerase, producing the protein MFRIKICGITNESDALHAVACGADALGFVFYADSPRGVSPAEVRPIIDKLPGEVIKVGLFVNEQAEVVNRVAAESGIGLVQLHGDETPDYCRRIELPVMKALRVRNEESVRSWQDYPAVAILLDAWHPEKFGGTGEACDWNLAATLATQTKIILAGGLNPQNISKAVRMVRPQGVDVSSGVEKMPGKKDPEKVAAFITNARESFK; encoded by the coding sequence ATGTTCCGGATCAAGATTTGTGGAATCACCAATGAGTCGGACGCCCTGCATGCCGTGGCATGCGGGGCGGACGCTTTAGGGTTTGTTTTTTATGCCGACAGCCCGCGCGGCGTCAGCCCGGCCGAGGTGCGGCCGATCATCGACAAGCTCCCCGGTGAAGTGATCAAGGTCGGCCTTTTTGTCAATGAACAGGCGGAAGTGGTCAACCGGGTCGCGGCCGAGAGCGGTATCGGTCTTGTGCAGTTGCATGGCGATGAAACACCCGACTACTGCCGTCGGATCGAACTGCCGGTGATGAAGGCCCTGCGCGTACGCAACGAAGAGAGCGTCAGGAGCTGGCAGGACTACCCGGCGGTGGCGATATTGCTTGATGCCTGGCACCCGGAGAAGTTCGGTGGCACCGGCGAAGCTTGCGACTGGAATCTGGCGGCCACACTGGCAACGCAAACGAAGATAATCCTGGCGGGTGGTTTGAACCCGCAGAATATTTCCAAAGCTGTTAGAATGGTTAGACCGCAGGGGGTCGATGTCTCCAGTGGTGTGGAAAAGATGCCCGGAAAAAAAGATCCGGAGAAAGTAGCGGCGTTTATTACGAACGCCAGAGAGAGTTTCAAGTGA
- a CDS encoding TrpB-like pyridoxal phosphate-dependent enzyme, with amino-acid sequence MQTKFLLNEDQIPKRWYNIIPDLPGPMAPVIHPGTLQPVSPDDLLPLFTMQIIEQEVSQERWIEIPEEVREIYRLWRPSPMFRAHRLEKALGTPAKIYYKYEGVSPAGSHKPNTAVPQAFYNKEYGTKRIASETGAGQWGSSIALACQMFGLECTVYMVKISYTQKPYRKSMMQLWGADVIPSPSNKTNAGRLILEADPDCPGSLGLAISEAVEDAATREDTRYSLGSVLNHVCTHQTIIGLEAQEQMKLAGDYPDVVIGCHGGGSNFAGLAFPFISDKANGKDIKILAMEPSSCPTLSKGVYDFDFGDMAKMAPIAKMYTLGHDFVPPGIHAGGLRYHGAAPLVSQLVDAGVVEAKAVPQIACFEAAVQFSRCEGIIPAPESSHAIRGAIDEALQAREEGKEKTILFNLSGHGHVDMAAYDAFFSGELEDYEYPEEAIKDSLSHLPKVEIG; translated from the coding sequence GTGCAGACTAAATTTTTATTGAATGAAGACCAGATTCCGAAGCGTTGGTACAATATTATCCCGGACCTGCCAGGACCGATGGCCCCGGTTATTCATCCCGGGACTTTGCAGCCGGTCAGCCCGGACGACCTGTTGCCACTCTTCACGATGCAGATTATCGAACAGGAAGTGTCACAGGAGCGCTGGATTGAGATTCCGGAAGAGGTTCGTGAAATTTACAGGCTCTGGCGGCCGTCGCCAATGTTCCGGGCGCATCGCCTCGAGAAAGCGCTCGGTACCCCGGCCAAAATCTATTACAAGTACGAAGGCGTTTCGCCGGCCGGATCGCACAAACCGAATACCGCAGTTCCGCAGGCATTCTATAACAAGGAGTATGGAACAAAGCGGATTGCGTCGGAAACCGGTGCCGGCCAGTGGGGCAGCTCAATCGCTCTGGCCTGCCAGATGTTCGGTCTTGAATGCACCGTTTACATGGTCAAGATTTCGTACACTCAGAAGCCGTACCGCAAGAGCATGATGCAGCTCTGGGGGGCCGATGTCATCCCGTCGCCATCAAACAAGACCAACGCCGGCCGCCTGATCCTTGAAGCCGACCCGGATTGCCCCGGTTCTTTAGGCCTGGCCATCTCGGAAGCGGTTGAGGATGCAGCGACGCGGGAGGATACCCGTTACTCCCTCGGTAGTGTTCTGAATCATGTTTGCACCCACCAGACAATTATCGGTCTCGAGGCGCAGGAGCAGATGAAGCTGGCCGGTGACTACCCGGACGTTGTGATCGGTTGTCACGGCGGTGGTTCCAACTTTGCCGGCCTGGCTTTCCCGTTTATTTCTGATAAGGCGAACGGCAAGGATATAAAAATCCTGGCAATGGAACCCTCATCATGTCCGACCCTGAGCAAGGGTGTTTATGATTTTGATTTTGGTGATATGGCAAAAATGGCGCCGATTGCCAAGATGTATACCCTTGGTCACGATTTTGTGCCGCCGGGAATACATGCCGGTGGATTGCGCTATCATGGTGCGGCGCCGCTGGTTTCGCAGTTGGTAGACGCCGGGGTCGTAGAGGCCAAAGCGGTACCGCAGATCGCCTGTTTCGAGGCGGCGGTGCAGTTCTCCCGGTGTGAGGGAATTATTCCGGCACCGGAGTCGTCGCATGCCATTCGCGGCGCCATTGACGAAGCGCTTCAGGCCAGGGAAGAGGGTAAAGAGAAAACCATCCTGTTTAACCTCTCGGGGCATGGCCACGTTGATATGGCCGCTTATGACGCGTTTTTCTCCGGCGAGCTGGAGGATTACGAGTACCCGGAAGAAGCGATTAAGGATTCGTTGTCGCATCTGCCGAAGGTTGAAATCGGTTAA
- a CDS encoding indole-3-glycerol phosphate synthase TrpC: protein MILDKILKHKEKEVADARDRVPLEMLQEQALTMGPTRGFARALKEKAANGTAIIAEVKKGSPSKGIIRPDFDPVAIARIYEAAGATCLSVLTDKEFFYGELSYLLQISSAVDIPLLRKEFIVDPYQIYEARAAGADAVLLIAAALAEQELKEFTALATELQLDVLLEVHNEEELDVALRVPVELIGINNRDLKSFVTDLGITERLVPSIGSDHLVVSESGINSREDIVRLQQAGAGAFLIGESLMREGDISGKLQQLLQ, encoded by the coding sequence ATGATACTCGATAAGATACTCAAACATAAAGAGAAAGAAGTCGCCGACGCCAGAGACCGGGTCCCGCTGGAGATGTTGCAGGAGCAGGCGTTGACCATGGGTCCGACTCGCGGTTTCGCCCGGGCCCTGAAAGAAAAGGCGGCCAACGGAACGGCGATTATTGCCGAGGTTAAAAAAGGTTCGCCCTCAAAAGGGATTATCCGACCTGACTTTGATCCGGTTGCCATCGCCCGGATTTACGAAGCGGCCGGGGCGACCTGCCTGTCGGTGCTGACCGATAAGGAATTCTTTTATGGTGAGCTTTCCTATCTGCTGCAGATTTCATCAGCAGTCGATATCCCGTTGTTGCGCAAGGAGTTTATCGTCGATCCTTACCAGATCTACGAGGCGCGGGCGGCCGGAGCTGACGCTGTCCTGTTGATTGCCGCCGCTCTCGCCGAGCAGGAACTCAAGGAGTTTACTGCCCTGGCGACCGAACTGCAGCTCGATGTTCTGCTCGAAGTACACAACGAAGAAGAACTCGATGTGGCGCTCAGGGTTCCGGTCGAGCTGATCGGCATCAACAACCGCGATCTCAAGAGTTTTGTCACCGATTTGGGAATAACAGAGCGTCTTGTCCCGTCGATTGGCAGTGATCACCTGGTGGTCTCGGAGAGCGGGATCAACAGTCGTGAAGATATCGTTCGTTTGCAGCAGGCCGGCGCCGGAGCGTTTCTGATCGGTGAAAGCCTGATGCGTGAAGGGGATATTTCAGGTAAACTACAGCAGCTTTTGCAGTGA